One stretch of Miscanthus floridulus cultivar M001 chromosome 18, ASM1932011v1, whole genome shotgun sequence DNA includes these proteins:
- the LOC136520178 gene encoding uncharacterized protein — translation MSREIAMAVDATLRPKPVHGVQGGVDPSSPAQVIASRFWVQPEDTDDSDDEDPVHEVSVPSTSEFVKDALEAGFTVDQVARAERALASGALQGNPLAMAVDKTAAA, via the exons ATGTCGCGCGAGATAGCGATGGCCGTGGACGCGACCCTGCGTCCAAAGCCCGTTCATGGCGTACAAGGCGGTGTTGATCCTTCTTCACCAGCGCAGGTGATTGCGTCAAGATTCTGGGTGCAGCCGGAGGACACcgacgactccgacgatgaagatCCAGTGCACGAGGTGAGCGTGCCTTCAACATCTGAATTCGTCAAGGATGCTCTCGAGGCAGGTTTCACGGTGGATCAGGTAGCAAGAGCAGAACGAGCCTTGGCATCAG GTGCTCTTCAGGGGAACCCATTGGCTATGGCAGTGGACAAGACTGCAGCGGCGTGA